One Thermococcus kodakarensis KOD1 genomic window carries:
- a CDS encoding type II secretion system F family protein, whose translation MGFIEFLEKLGGKTLEVAEKPMRRLPEGKNVQERLKALKELQKELEREKEQKDERETFIEAVIEQRKEEVQQPFAQRLASAILKYFRGPVERLTTSLSGLDVDLYRANITMSKEAYVAYMLGVAMITAFFGFVFAYLMYLPIDISLLAGFLGFLGGFFYMRYYPKMVWKRRVREVEKALPYALRHIASLLSAGVGIAEAMLSVAKADYGPLSEEFELVIRDMRTGSSFEEAMLKFEEKMASENVSRVVKQILRAVKFGGNLAEILYKLAEDFAFEYRMKLVEYVQKVNGISFVYMFMTIVMPTMLVVGILAGSLMARKLIFSVPMIAIMLVVVFPMMSFMIINMIKSAEPR comes from the coding sequence ATGGGGTTCATAGAGTTCCTTGAAAAACTCGGTGGCAAAACTCTCGAAGTTGCAGAAAAGCCTATGAGGCGCCTTCCTGAGGGAAAAAATGTCCAAGAAAGATTAAAGGCTCTTAAAGAGCTTCAAAAGGAACTTGAACGGGAAAAAGAGCAGAAAGATGAGCGGGAGACGTTTATAGAGGCGGTCATCGAGCAGCGCAAAGAGGAGGTTCAGCAACCCTTTGCCCAGCGTCTTGCTAGTGCCATCCTCAAATACTTTAGAGGACCTGTTGAGAGACTGACGACTTCGCTCTCCGGGCTGGACGTTGATTTATATCGGGCAAACATCACGATGTCAAAAGAGGCCTACGTGGCATACATGCTTGGAGTTGCCATGATAACTGCGTTCTTCGGTTTTGTTTTTGCTTACCTTATGTACCTCCCAATTGACATTTCACTCCTGGCGGGCTTCCTGGGATTCCTAGGCGGGTTTTTCTACATGAGATACTATCCCAAGATGGTATGGAAGAGGCGTGTTAGAGAAGTTGAGAAGGCGCTTCCCTATGCTTTGAGACATATAGCTTCGCTCCTGAGTGCAGGTGTTGGCATTGCCGAGGCCATGCTCTCGGTGGCAAAGGCAGACTACGGACCCCTTTCGGAGGAGTTTGAACTAGTCATAAGGGACATGAGAACAGGTTCTTCCTTTGAAGAGGCAATGCTGAAGTTCGAGGAGAAAATGGCCTCAGAGAACGTGAGCAGGGTGGTCAAGCAGATTCTCCGTGCCGTTAAGTTCGGTGGTAACCTTGCTGAGATCCTCTATAAGCTTGCAGAGGACTTTGCATTCGAGTACCGTATGAAGCTCGTCGAGTACGTTCAGAAAGTCAACGGTATTTCCTTCGTCTACATGTTCATGACGATAGTCATGCCTACAATGTTAGTTGTCGGTATTCTAGCGGGTTCGTTAATGGCGAGAAAGCTGATATTCAGCGTCCCGATGATTGCAATTATGCTCGTGGTCGTGTTCCCGATGATGTCCTTCATGATAATAAACATGATAAAGAGTGCCGAGCCGAGGTGA
- a CDS encoding DUF2118 family protein: MEKLPKLYVETTQEECVKDGKTLAECVVIMGNVEVWLKENEELPDFIDPSRAKFLKREVYDRFYLYVDRTEQKMTADVILVLPDGRTRIYLKKGDELMILPVEGFTKTLIANVGNRVRTGDAFAAVTTRKGEVHYLKPPKTGTVVFIDEITNRPHYLYYILPEE, encoded by the coding sequence ATGGAGAAGCTGCCGAAGCTTTACGTTGAGACCACTCAGGAAGAATGCGTAAAGGACGGGAAGACGCTGGCCGAGTGCGTCGTCATTATGGGGAACGTTGAGGTCTGGCTGAAAGAAAACGAGGAGCTTCCAGATTTCATTGACCCATCGAGAGCAAAGTTCTTGAAGAGGGAAGTTTACGACCGCTTTTACCTCTACGTTGACAGGACGGAGCAAAAGATGACTGCCGATGTCATACTCGTCCTCCCGGACGGGAGAACAAGGATTTATCTCAAGAAGGGCGACGAGCTGATGATACTGCCCGTTGAGGGGTTCACGAAGACCTTAATAGCCAACGTGGGAAACAGGGTTAGGACTGGAGATGCATTCGCGGCAGTGACTACCAGGAAAGGCGAAGTCCACTACCTAAAGCCTCCGAAGACGGGTACGGTAGTCTTCATTGACGAGATAACGAACAGACCGCACTACCTCTACTACATCCTGCCCGAAGAGTGA
- a CDS encoding FKBP-type peptidyl-prolyl cis-trans isomerase: MKVEAGDYVLFHYVGRFEDGEVFDTSYEEIARENGILVEEREYGPMWVRIGVGEIIPGLDEAIIGMEAGEKKTVTVPPEKAYGMPNPELVISVPREEFTKAGLEPQEGLYVMTDSGIAKIVSVGESEVSLDFNHPLAGKTLVFEVEVIEVKKAEEDSEA, encoded by the coding sequence ATGAAAGTTGAAGCTGGTGATTATGTTCTCTTCCACTACGTTGGAAGGTTCGAGGATGGAGAAGTTTTTGACACAAGCTACGAGGAGATAGCCAGAGAGAATGGCATTCTCGTCGAGGAGAGGGAGTACGGCCCAATGTGGGTCAGGATAGGCGTCGGTGAGATCATCCCTGGCCTCGATGAAGCCATAATTGGCATGGAAGCTGGAGAGAAGAAGACCGTGACCGTTCCCCCCGAAAAGGCTTACGGAATGCCGAACCCAGAGCTCGTAATCTCCGTTCCAAGGGAAGAATTCACAAAGGCCGGCCTTGAACCCCAGGAAGGTCTCTACGTCATGACCGATTCTGGCATAGCCAAGATAGTCTCCGTTGGAGAGAGCGAGGTATCCCTTGACTTCAACCACCCTCTAGCAGGTAAGACCCTAGTCTTTGAGGTAGAAGTCATAGAAGTAAAAAAGGCCGAAGAGGACTCAGAAGCTTAG
- a CDS encoding DUF58 domain-containing protein codes for MLQWSIGGLPQLPYQPGSLPPGERKIEPPKGVAPTAKFALLVISAWVIPIVAFFLLRWELVYLVLPYVTLISVEYLLFKPRGEVKIWRVVPHDRFLEEEEVEVELHVVPEFDVENLVVRDLVPEELEVVSGNPEKVFCLSAGEEGILRYRVRMKRGVHNFEGVRVSYRDPLGFFSGDVLVELFTEVVGVPRIYDIPTPYSTRGTKITIGPLPSPRLGEGLEFHAVREYRPGDPLKIINWKATARTGEIMANEFESERKVDVVFVVDASRANAPVLDYQVRAAASLMLNALNDGTSFGLLLAEETPLWVRVDYGKRHFFKCVDFLSTAKPGSNDIILYQVEHLARVAFPLRAQIVYFSPLLTSESRETLRILGEMGYKVVVISPNPNSLYTPSTEEEEVAMRLVELRRKALLRELSTYGLIIDWDVKKPLKAAIAEVIKV; via the coding sequence ATGCTCCAGTGGAGTATAGGCGGGTTACCTCAGCTACCATATCAGCCAGGCTCGCTACCCCCTGGAGAGAGGAAAATTGAGCCACCCAAAGGTGTCGCTCCAACTGCTAAATTTGCCCTTTTGGTTATCTCGGCGTGGGTTATCCCAATCGTCGCTTTCTTCCTTTTGAGGTGGGAACTTGTCTATCTCGTTCTTCCATACGTTACTCTCATCTCCGTTGAATACCTTCTTTTCAAGCCCCGCGGAGAAGTTAAAATCTGGCGCGTTGTGCCCCACGACAGGTTTCTTGAAGAGGAGGAAGTTGAGGTCGAGCTCCACGTCGTTCCTGAGTTCGATGTCGAGAATCTCGTTGTCCGAGACTTGGTGCCAGAGGAACTTGAAGTTGTTTCGGGTAATCCGGAGAAGGTTTTCTGTCTCAGTGCTGGTGAGGAGGGCATTTTAAGATACCGCGTTAGGATGAAGAGGGGAGTTCACAACTTTGAGGGGGTTAGGGTCTCCTACAGGGACCCCCTTGGCTTCTTCTCGGGGGATGTTTTAGTCGAGCTTTTCACGGAAGTCGTTGGAGTCCCTCGGATTTACGATATTCCAACGCCGTACTCCACGAGGGGTACCAAGATAACTATTGGACCGCTCCCATCCCCACGCCTTGGGGAGGGCCTTGAGTTTCACGCGGTAAGGGAGTACAGGCCAGGTGATCCACTTAAGATAATAAACTGGAAAGCAACGGCCAGAACTGGTGAAATAATGGCCAACGAGTTTGAGAGCGAGAGAAAAGTGGACGTGGTGTTTGTAGTCGATGCCTCCCGCGCAAATGCCCCTGTTTTGGACTATCAAGTTAGGGCTGCTGCTTCTCTTATGCTCAACGCTCTCAACGATGGCACAAGCTTTGGACTGCTCCTTGCGGAGGAGACGCCCCTCTGGGTCAGAGTGGATTATGGAAAGAGGCATTTCTTCAAATGTGTTGACTTTCTGAGTACTGCCAAACCGGGCTCAAATGATATCATACTGTACCAGGTCGAGCACCTTGCCAGAGTGGCCTTTCCACTGAGGGCCCAGATAGTCTATTTCTCTCCCCTACTGACCAGTGAGAGCCGAGAGACGCTTAGAATCCTAGGAGAGATGGGCTACAAAGTTGTTGTCATAAGCCCGAACCCGAACAGTCTTTACACTCCATCTACCGAGGAGGAAGAAGTTGCAATGAGGCTCGTTGAACTCAGGAGAAAGGCCCTACTGCGCGAACTCTCCACCTATGGACTGATAATAGACTGGGACGTCAAGAAACCCCTGAAGGCCGCGATAGCGGAGGTGATTAAAGTATGA
- a CDS encoding DUF4129 domain-containing protein: MNAKVRFISLLIVLILLTSLLMNASEINAPAKRNSRAGDFMGLILAVLFVDALLLLILIAYYRYDRFSAKRRKDVVSEVDIFSVILYSIFLPLLILFFGKAVAARSSKGLVLNSTVSSPTASPDMILHRVVSSQRSISLYSLFLIPIFVGVGYLAYHYVVAWSEEVRRKKKLETAISFDRKLDDLGLDQFDGPRDAIIQIYKNAVLWLEALGIPYQESWTHWEHAEHVNYMRNFYSELVRLFEKAKYAPAKIGWEDAERAFEIYLRLRGKAYELAGVN, translated from the coding sequence ATGAACGCTAAAGTAAGGTTCATTTCCCTGCTAATTGTTTTGATACTTCTGACCTCTTTGCTGATGAATGCTAGTGAAATCAACGCCCCTGCCAAAAGAAACTCGAGGGCGGGCGATTTTATGGGCTTAATTTTGGCTGTCCTCTTTGTGGATGCTCTCTTACTGCTCATACTCATCGCTTATTATCGTTATGACAGATTCTCAGCAAAGAGGCGGAAGGACGTCGTCTCTGAGGTAGATATATTCTCGGTGATTCTTTACAGTATTTTTCTTCCGCTACTGATCCTGTTCTTTGGCAAGGCGGTGGCTGCGCGCTCCTCTAAAGGCTTGGTGTTAAACAGTACCGTTTCTTCTCCAACGGCATCTCCTGACATGATACTGCACAGAGTTGTGTCCTCACAGAGGAGTATTTCGCTCTATTCCCTTTTTCTGATTCCAATCTTTGTTGGGGTGGGATACTTGGCCTACCATTATGTGGTGGCGTGGTCTGAGGAAGTCCGTCGTAAGAAGAAGCTGGAGACCGCGATCAGCTTTGATAGAAAACTTGATGATCTTGGGCTCGACCAGTTTGATGGCCCTCGGGATGCGATAATCCAGATCTACAAAAACGCCGTGCTGTGGCTTGAGGCACTTGGGATCCCATATCAGGAAAGCTGGACGCATTGGGAGCATGCTGAGCATGTTAATTATATGAGAAACTTCTATTCTGAGCTCGTCAGACTCTTTGAGAAGGCAAAGTACGCCCCCGCCAAGATCGGCTGGGAAGACGCTGAGAGGGCGTTTGAAATATACCTCCGGTTGAGGGGGAAGGCCTATGAGCTTGCGGGAGTTAACTAA
- a CDS encoding AAA family ATPase produces the protein MKIEEVHEKADLVLSEVGKVIVGKENVLKMILATILADGHVLIEDLPGLAKTLMAKSFAGALGLDFKRVQFTPDLLPSDIIGVSVFNQKTLEFEFRKGPVFTNILLADEVNRSPPKTQSALLEAMQERQVTVEGKTYPLPRPFVVIATQNPIEQEGTYPLPEAQLDRFLVRLHVGYPTKEEELEILRRRIGRKSDEVSVSPVVTAEEVLEMQRAVEDVYVSDPVLEYIVDIVEATRRDKKDVEVGASPRGSLALLKLARAYAAIEGRDYVIPDDVKAVAIPALSHRLILKRELWYTKVSQEKVMAKILERVPVPKFD, from the coding sequence ATGAAGATTGAGGAAGTACATGAGAAGGCTGACCTCGTGCTTTCCGAGGTCGGAAAGGTCATCGTTGGAAAGGAGAACGTCCTGAAAATGATACTGGCCACAATCCTTGCCGATGGCCACGTTCTCATAGAGGACTTGCCCGGTCTGGCGAAGACCCTGATGGCGAAGAGCTTTGCCGGTGCCCTTGGCCTCGACTTCAAGCGCGTTCAGTTCACTCCTGATCTGTTGCCCAGCGACATCATTGGTGTGAGCGTCTTCAACCAGAAGACCCTCGAGTTCGAGTTCAGAAAGGGCCCGGTGTTCACTAACATACTCCTCGCCGACGAGGTTAACAGGTCTCCGCCGAAGACCCAGTCTGCCCTCCTTGAGGCGATGCAGGAGAGGCAGGTTACCGTTGAGGGGAAGACATACCCACTCCCAAGGCCCTTCGTTGTAATTGCCACTCAGAACCCGATAGAGCAGGAGGGCACCTATCCGCTCCCAGAGGCCCAGCTCGACAGGTTTCTGGTGAGGCTCCACGTTGGCTACCCAACGAAGGAGGAGGAGCTTGAGATCCTGCGGAGGAGGATAGGTAGAAAGAGCGACGAGGTCAGCGTTTCTCCGGTTGTCACGGCTGAGGAAGTCCTTGAGATGCAGCGCGCCGTTGAGGACGTTTACGTCAGCGACCCAGTCCTAGAGTACATCGTCGATATCGTCGAGGCCACGAGAAGGGACAAGAAGGACGTTGAGGTAGGGGCCTCTCCGAGGGGAAGCCTTGCACTCCTCAAGCTCGCGAGGGCATACGCGGCCATAGAGGGGAGGGACTACGTAATCCCCGACGACGTTAAGGCCGTGGCCATTCCAGCCCTGAGCCACAGGCTCATCCTCAAGAGGGAGTTGTGGTACACGAAGGTTAGCCAAGAGAAGGTTATGGCAAAGATCCTTGAGAGGGTCCCGGTTCCAAAATTCGATTGA
- a CDS encoding ATPase, T2SS/T4P/T4SS family translates to MFQDEKKKKESLSWIDEILSGEEDPLAGILKKDDKKEQPSKNKVSEELPVPSSGVGSLEDILSGSTSEKRESRPTSETGADLLSQLLGGEEKPQKSMKEKTAEREKREPLPQSKPEPASTIPSATGATGADFLSELLGGSSGSATSQPVQTSPSKPVSNARSIFSESLREESSYAGRAQVLDAYGNVRILKVKGEPVPIYEIRLPKLSREEEQLFRRIKDRAITEIQIDPTAIPDPEERRKVFMNAVKRMIKEEAPHYSEGRIEVLADMIVQQMIGYGKLDPLVRDDNLEEIMVIGTNRPVYVWHRRFNMCKTNVIFDSDRDILNIIERIAREVGRRIDQQSPLLDARLPDGSRVNATIPPISLDGPTITIRKFKRDPLTIIDLIKYGTMSSEVAAFLWVLVDGLGVKPANVLVAGGTGSGKTTTLNSLGMFIPPSERVISIEDTAELQLPVEHWVRLETRPPNLEGKGEVTMDDLVRNTLRMRPDRIIVGEVRGPEARTMFTAMNTGHNGALYDFSVIQLSNGKFVLIGDVVEELFNKYSDRIKTYKDLEYIELDPEDQFEVVSVGPNLKAGKHTVTAVWRRKVRNGEKLIRIRTRTGNEVILTKTHPFFVFSDGDVVRKEAEKVRPGDRVAVMMRPPKAPQSPAVVPVEVYAGISDYYLVPNGNGMKKVPNRGVPPEDAEYLLSRNSKPVKLVREVGTSLAYVAGVILGDGYLSSDGYNLSVTFDDPDYMNSFTSAMSEFLPESAPRIKDNGTSTVVTYGSRIFNEMLSRIFGIPRGKKSSIWDVPDVVLTNDDLMRYFIAGLFDADGSVDETGPAVILTTKSESAARKIWYALQRLGIISTVSRVRNRGFKEGHIFRVIISSVEDLKKFDALIPLSHSRKREKLKAILKEKRPYRGRYTYRVPISPEMIKPLRTRLNLTVAELSKLASKYAGETITESLIRHVEKGRTSEIRRSALKGIALALQRIAQDIGDEDAWVMAKRLELIADGDVYWDRVVEVEEVDPEEIGIEYLYDLTVDEDHNYVANGILLSNCMGTIHANSARETIVRLESPPMSVPRIMIPALDIILMQVRFHSRKKGTIRRVTEIAEVSGLEGESIQLNTLYKYDPAKDELVPTGVPSRTVNILAQHTGMSVREIELEIEKRRLILEWMVEKGIRDIDKVGYYIRQFYIDEEWLLNKISAESDVETSKQIQALM, encoded by the coding sequence TTGTTCCAGGATGAGAAAAAGAAGAAAGAATCCCTCTCATGGATAGACGAGATACTTTCTGGTGAGGAGGATCCACTAGCTGGTATTCTGAAAAAAGATGACAAAAAAGAACAGCCCAGCAAAAATAAGGTCTCCGAAGAGCTTCCAGTTCCCTCTTCTGGAGTGGGCAGTTTGGAGGATATACTTTCAGGGTCCACTTCAGAAAAACGGGAATCCCGGCCTACCTCTGAGACTGGAGCCGACCTTCTGAGTCAGCTACTTGGGGGAGAGGAGAAACCTCAGAAGTCAATGAAAGAAAAAACTGCAGAGAGAGAAAAAAGAGAGCCGCTACCCCAGAGCAAGCCAGAACCAGCATCCACAATACCGTCCGCCACTGGGGCCACTGGAGCTGATTTCCTCTCGGAGCTCCTTGGTGGTTCCTCTGGATCGGCCACATCACAGCCAGTTCAAACTTCACCGAGCAAGCCTGTGTCCAACGCCAGGTCGATTTTCTCAGAGTCATTGAGGGAAGAGTCTTCTTACGCTGGCAGGGCTCAAGTCCTTGACGCCTACGGCAACGTGAGAATACTGAAGGTTAAGGGAGAGCCGGTTCCCATATACGAGATTAGACTTCCTAAACTTTCAAGGGAGGAGGAACAGCTCTTCAGGCGCATTAAGGACAGGGCCATAACTGAGATCCAGATAGACCCCACTGCGATTCCTGATCCTGAGGAGCGCAGGAAGGTCTTTATGAACGCGGTTAAGAGGATGATAAAAGAGGAGGCTCCCCATTATTCGGAGGGCAGAATCGAGGTTCTCGCCGATATGATAGTCCAGCAGATGATAGGCTATGGAAAGCTTGACCCCCTCGTCAGGGACGACAACCTCGAGGAGATAATGGTCATCGGAACTAACCGCCCTGTCTATGTCTGGCACAGGCGCTTCAATATGTGTAAGACCAACGTCATCTTTGACAGTGACAGGGATATACTCAACATAATCGAGCGCATAGCGAGGGAAGTCGGGAGGAGAATAGACCAGCAGAGTCCCCTTTTGGATGCCCGTCTCCCGGATGGAAGCCGTGTGAACGCGACTATACCACCAATAAGCCTGGATGGGCCAACGATAACAATCCGTAAGTTCAAGAGGGATCCGCTGACGATTATAGACTTGATCAAATACGGCACAATGAGCTCCGAAGTTGCGGCTTTCCTATGGGTTCTCGTTGACGGGCTTGGGGTTAAGCCGGCCAACGTCCTCGTAGCCGGTGGTACAGGTTCGGGAAAAACAACAACCCTCAACTCCCTTGGAATGTTCATTCCCCCCAGCGAGCGCGTCATCAGCATAGAGGATACAGCGGAGCTTCAACTCCCTGTGGAGCACTGGGTCAGGCTGGAGACGAGGCCGCCCAACCTTGAGGGCAAGGGAGAAGTCACCATGGACGACCTCGTTAGGAACACCCTCCGTATGCGTCCCGACAGAATCATCGTGGGTGAGGTCCGTGGTCCAGAGGCCAGAACGATGTTCACGGCAATGAACACGGGACATAATGGTGCCCTCTACGATTTCTCTGTCATACAGCTCTCCAATGGAAAGTTTGTTCTGATAGGTGATGTTGTTGAGGAACTATTCAACAAGTACTCTGACAGGATAAAGACGTACAAGGATCTGGAGTACATAGAGCTCGATCCTGAAGACCAGTTTGAGGTGGTTAGCGTAGGGCCGAATCTGAAGGCAGGAAAACACACCGTCACGGCAGTATGGCGCAGAAAAGTACGGAATGGAGAGAAGCTGATAAGGATAAGGACGAGAACGGGCAACGAGGTTATCCTGACGAAAACACATCCGTTCTTTGTCTTCAGCGACGGCGACGTGGTTAGAAAGGAAGCGGAGAAGGTCAGGCCAGGTGATAGAGTTGCCGTGATGATGAGACCCCCCAAAGCTCCCCAGAGCCCGGCTGTAGTTCCCGTCGAAGTATATGCTGGAATAAGTGATTACTACCTTGTTCCAAACGGAAACGGAATGAAGAAGGTCCCCAACAGGGGTGTGCCGCCAGAAGACGCCGAGTATCTACTATCCAGGAATTCAAAGCCAGTTAAACTCGTTCGTGAAGTTGGAACCAGCCTTGCTTACGTTGCAGGAGTAATACTGGGCGACGGATATCTCTCATCGGACGGATACAACCTTTCGGTAACCTTCGATGATCCCGACTACATGAATTCTTTCACCTCGGCGATGTCGGAGTTCCTGCCAGAGTCGGCACCGCGGATAAAGGACAATGGAACGAGTACGGTGGTAACCTACGGCTCCAGGATATTCAATGAGATGCTGTCGAGGATATTCGGGATCCCGAGAGGCAAGAAGTCATCAATATGGGATGTCCCTGATGTCGTCCTCACGAACGATGACCTCATGAGGTACTTCATAGCGGGTCTGTTCGATGCAGATGGATCCGTTGATGAGACCGGACCCGCGGTGATTTTGACAACAAAGAGCGAAAGCGCCGCCAGAAAAATCTGGTACGCCCTCCAGAGGCTTGGAATAATAAGCACCGTCTCCAGGGTAAGGAACAGAGGCTTTAAGGAAGGCCACATATTCAGGGTTATCATCAGCAGTGTCGAGGACCTGAAGAAGTTCGACGCGCTGATACCACTTTCCCATTCAAGGAAACGGGAAAAGCTAAAGGCCATCCTCAAGGAAAAGCGGCCGTATCGCGGAAGATACACTTACCGGGTTCCTATCTCTCCGGAGATGATAAAGCCTCTGCGCACTCGGTTGAACCTGACGGTAGCCGAGCTTTCAAAGCTGGCCTCGAAATATGCAGGAGAAACCATCACAGAGAGCCTGATAAGGCACGTTGAGAAGGGCAGAACGTCCGAGATAAGGCGCTCAGCGCTTAAGGGAATAGCCCTCGCCCTTCAGAGAATCGCCCAGGACATTGGGGACGAGGATGCCTGGGTGATGGCCAAGAGGCTCGAATTGATAGCTGATGGTGACGTGTACTGGGACAGGGTCGTTGAAGTAGAGGAAGTGGATCCCGAGGAGATTGGCATAGAGTATCTATACGACCTGACCGTGGATGAGGATCACAACTACGTTGCCAACGGAATACTTCTGTCGAACTGCATGGGCACAATCCACGCCAACAGCGCCCGTGAAACCATAGTTAGGCTTGAAAGCCCACCGATGAGCGTTCCAAGGATAATGATTCCCGCTCTCGACATAATCCTCATGCAGGTCCGTTTCCACAGCAGAAAGAAGGGAACGATAAGGCGTGTTACTGAAATAGCGGAGGTCTCTGGCCTGGAGGGGGAGAGCATACAGCTCAACACCCTTTACAAGTACGACCCTGCTAAGGATGAGCTCGTTCCAACAGGTGTTCCGAGCAGAACGGTCAACATTCTAGCCCAGCATACCGGAATGAGCGTTAGGGAGATAGAGCTTGAGATTGAAAAGCGCAGGCTGATACTGGAATGGATGGTCGAGAAGGGCATCAGGGACATAGACAAAGTTGGCTACTACATAAGGCAGTTCTACATTGACGAGGAATGGCTCCTCAACAAGATTTCTGCGGAGAGTGACGTGGAAACCAGTAAGCAGATTCAGGCTTTAATGTGA
- a CDS encoding type II secretion system F family protein — protein MPKLNISGPLVQLIERLLPGRYLKRYELFLYSANINFLAAEYLVISLLMGLILGLAFSIFSFLYGAIAFIAGFIGMAFLYPYWRLTKRIDEIEKSLPDAFFYLASSLRAGISFSEALEELTTAKFGALTEEFKRTVAEINKGRPTADALRAFALRNKRSQVLYRSMMIVIEALERGAPMSDVLMYVANDVREILRIQQERKASTGMQIMFFTITSGFVGPLILGIVTQVMSSMSSPELGIMFPMDSMTTILMAFVVVQAVLSGLGMGIIREGKYSAGLKYSLMLTVMGLVVFKVATILKLSF, from the coding sequence ATGCCAAAGCTGAATATTTCAGGGCCTCTCGTTCAGCTCATCGAGAGACTCCTTCCAGGCAGGTACCTTAAGCGTTATGAACTGTTCCTGTACTCCGCTAACATTAACTTCCTGGCTGCTGAGTACTTGGTTATATCCCTCCTAATGGGACTTATCCTTGGACTAGCCTTTTCAATATTCAGTTTTCTGTATGGAGCTATTGCGTTCATAGCCGGTTTCATCGGGATGGCCTTCCTTTATCCCTACTGGCGCCTCACCAAAAGAATTGACGAGATAGAAAAAAGTCTCCCAGATGCCTTCTTCTACCTCGCTAGCTCCCTGAGGGCGGGTATTTCGTTTTCCGAAGCTCTGGAGGAGCTGACAACCGCAAAGTTCGGGGCACTTACCGAGGAGTTCAAGAGAACGGTTGCTGAGATAAACAAAGGTCGCCCAACGGCAGACGCGTTGAGGGCATTTGCCCTCAGAAACAAAAGATCACAGGTGCTATACCGCTCAATGATGATAGTCATTGAGGCCCTTGAGAGGGGTGCTCCTATGAGTGATGTTCTCATGTACGTTGCCAACGATGTCAGGGAGATACTGAGGATACAGCAGGAGAGAAAGGCATCGACGGGCATGCAAATAATGTTTTTTACCATAACTAGCGGTTTTGTTGGCCCCCTTATCCTCGGTATAGTTACTCAAGTAATGTCATCGATGAGCAGTCCGGAGCTTGGAATCATGTTTCCCATGGACTCGATGACAACGATTTTGATGGCCTTCGTTGTAGTCCAGGCAGTCCTTTCAGGTCTGGGAATGGGGATAATAAGAGAAGGGAAGTACAGCGCAGGCTTGAAGTATTCCCTTATGCTAACTGTAATGGGGCTTGTTGTGTTCAAAGTGGCCACGATACTCAAGCTAAGCTTCTGA